One window of the Janthinobacterium sp. PAMC25594 genome contains the following:
- the fliI gene encoding flagellar protein export ATPase FliI — MIADTLRSFEIGDIPVATPTGRLVGASGLLLESAGCRLHTGQRCQIETVSGEWLDAQVVGFREKLSYLMPFKKATGLTTGARVLPLPDKASLQIGPSWLGRMVNGLGEPIDDLGRLGGEHILEVTPPKINPLKKQPVIEPLDVGVRAINSMLTLGKGQRVGLMAGSGVGKSVLLGLITRQTVADVVVVGLIGERGREVREFVEKSLGAEGLKKAVLVIAPADESPLMRIMATELCHSIAAHYRDQGKHVLLLVDSLTRYAMALREVALALGEPPATRGYPPSVFSNLPQLVESAGNGAHPEGSMSAIYTVLAEGDDQQDPVVDTARAILDGHIVLTRELAERGHYPAIDIAASISRCMAQVITPEHMQAARALKASMARHARVRDLIPLGAYVPGADPITDRAVQLHAPIEAFLCQGTKEEAPMGPCIAQLEQIMA; from the coding sequence ATGATCGCCGACACGCTGCGCAGCTTCGAGATCGGCGATATCCCGGTCGCGACGCCCACCGGCCGCCTGGTCGGCGCATCCGGCCTGCTGCTGGAAAGCGCCGGCTGCCGCCTGCACACGGGCCAGCGTTGTCAAATTGAAACTGTGAGCGGCGAGTGGCTCGATGCGCAAGTCGTCGGCTTCCGCGAAAAACTGTCCTACCTGATGCCGTTCAAGAAGGCGACAGGCCTGACCACGGGCGCCAGGGTCCTGCCCCTGCCCGACAAGGCCAGCCTGCAGATCGGCCCCTCATGGCTGGGCCGCATGGTGAATGGCCTGGGCGAGCCGATCGATGACCTGGGCCGCCTCGGTGGCGAACACATCCTGGAAGTGACGCCGCCGAAAATCAACCCCCTGAAGAAACAGCCCGTCATCGAACCGCTGGATGTGGGCGTGCGGGCGATTAACAGCATGCTGACCCTGGGCAAGGGACAGCGCGTGGGCCTGATGGCCGGTTCCGGCGTCGGCAAGAGCGTGCTGCTGGGCCTGATCACGCGCCAGACGGTGGCCGATGTCGTCGTCGTCGGCCTGATCGGCGAACGGGGCCGCGAAGTGCGCGAATTCGTCGAAAAGTCGCTCGGCGCCGAAGGCTTGAAGAAAGCCGTGCTGGTGATCGCGCCGGCCGACGAATCGCCGTTGATGCGCATCATGGCCACCGAATTGTGCCACTCGATCGCCGCGCATTACCGCGACCAGGGCAAGCACGTGCTGCTGCTGGTCGACTCGCTGACGCGCTATGCGATGGCCTTGCGCGAAGTGGCGCTGGCCCTGGGCGAGCCGCCCGCCACGCGCGGCTATCCGCCGTCCGTGTTTTCGAACCTGCCGCAACTGGTGGAGAGCGCCGGCAACGGCGCCCACCCGGAAGGCAGCATGAGCGCCATCTACACGGTGCTGGCCGAAGGCGACGACCAGCAAGACCCGGTGGTCGACACGGCGCGCGCGATTCTCGACGGCCACATCGTGCTCACGCGCGAACTGGCCGAGCGGGGCCACTACCCCGCCATCGACATCGCCGCCTCGATCAGCCGCTGCATGGCGCAGGTGATCACGCCCGAGCACATGCAGGCGGCGCGCGCGCTGAAAGCGTCGATGGCGCGCCATGCGCGCGTGCGCGACCTGATCCCGCTGGGCGCCTACGTGCCGGGCGCCGATCCGATCACGGACCGCGCCGTCCAGCTGCACGCGCCCATCGAAGCCTTCCTGTGCCAGGGCACCAAGGAAGAGGCGCCGATGGGGCCGTGCATAGCCCAACTTGAACAGATCATGGCCTAG
- a CDS encoding flagellar export protein FliJ, with the protein MSDAHTIRNLTTLVGLRSTEVERLQGEMAAQTAVRERYQKNLERLTGLYTDSGPSGALPLALSVNCGNFKQAVMQMADQHRTDLHLHEANMAVSQRALNTAWAKREVLDQVLTQKQKHVANEQQRVDAKRQDELATQFWFRGQVK; encoded by the coding sequence GTGAGCGACGCGCATACCATCCGCAATCTGACCACCCTGGTCGGCCTGCGCAGCACGGAAGTGGAACGCCTGCAAGGCGAAATGGCGGCGCAGACGGCCGTGCGCGAGCGCTACCAGAAAAACCTGGAGCGCCTGACGGGCCTGTACACGGATAGCGGCCCCAGCGGCGCCCTGCCCCTGGCCTTGTCCGTCAACTGCGGCAACTTCAAGCAAGCGGTCATGCAGATGGCCGACCAGCACCGTACCGATTTGCACCTGCACGAGGCCAACATGGCTGTCTCGCAGCGCGCCCTGAATACGGCCTGGGCGAAACGCGAGGTACTGGACCAGGTGTTGACGCAAAAACAAAAACATGTTGCGAATGAGCAACAACGTGTCGATGCCAAGCGGCAAGACGAGCTGGCGACGCAGTTCTGGTTCCGCGGGCAGGTAAAATAA
- the fliD gene encoding flagellar filament capping protein FliD, whose translation MAFSTSASNTYDPTASAQALTDKYTADLQARITAQTKAATATSGGLVNLKMALTSFSSSLLGLTSGKTMLVQGATFSNTALGSATASQSAAAGTYSLFVEKVATNNQVSLGGLSNMAMPAAGNGTLKIKLANNTDFTVDLSQANADGDSATLSAKDIAAAINAEPKNNSRVTASVITIGGIAQLVLTSNVSGTEGALSLDTGAMAPGALKDALAATPKQVVDAQNAVIWVGGKPADGVDNGNRIEQSSNTFSNIDGVKMTFTKAQASGDAPMTLTVALDSSATTTNAQSFVTAYNKLKAVLDGLTDPGDPASAKAAGVFSTDSGVRVLRDQLVRTLRETATGALANFGITAQRNGTLALDATKLTAALKTNPGGLDKAIGNNSASAPSGIAGKLDKFIETWTSANGQLSQRETSVAKLQKSLGERQTKFEADYTAMYNRYKAQFTQLQSLQARMAQTTDMFDALFSSDKSK comes from the coding sequence ATGGCCTTTTCCACTTCCGCTTCGAATACCTACGACCCGACGGCGTCGGCCCAGGCATTGACCGACAAATACACGGCCGATCTGCAGGCGCGCATCACCGCCCAGACCAAGGCCGCCACGGCCACTTCGGGTGGCCTGGTGAACCTGAAGATGGCCCTGACCTCCTTCAGCTCCAGCTTGCTGGGCCTGACGAGTGGCAAGACCATGCTGGTGCAAGGTGCCACCTTCAGCAATACAGCGCTGGGCAGCGCCACGGCGTCGCAATCGGCTGCCGCCGGCACGTATTCGTTATTCGTGGAAAAGGTTGCCACGAACAACCAGGTGTCGCTGGGCGGGCTGAGCAACATGGCCATGCCGGCCGCAGGCAACGGCACGCTGAAAATCAAGCTGGCCAACAATACCGATTTCACGGTGGACTTGAGCCAGGCGAATGCGGATGGCGACAGCGCGACCCTGTCAGCCAAGGATATCGCCGCCGCCATCAATGCGGAACCGAAGAACAATTCGCGCGTGACGGCGTCCGTCATCACCATCGGCGGTATCGCCCAGTTGGTGCTGACGTCGAATGTCAGCGGCACGGAAGGCGCGCTGTCGCTCGATACGGGCGCGATGGCGCCCGGCGCCTTGAAAGATGCGCTCGCTGCCACGCCCAAGCAGGTAGTCGATGCCCAGAATGCCGTCATCTGGGTCGGCGGCAAGCCAGCAGATGGGGTCGATAATGGCAACCGCATCGAGCAATCGTCGAATACCTTCAGCAATATCGATGGTGTGAAGATGACCTTTACCAAAGCGCAGGCGAGCGGCGACGCGCCGATGACCCTGACCGTGGCGCTCGATTCGTCCGCCACGACGACCAATGCGCAAAGCTTTGTTACTGCCTACAACAAACTCAAGGCCGTGCTTGACGGCTTGACCGACCCGGGAGATCCGGCATCGGCCAAGGCTGCCGGTGTATTTTCCACCGACAGCGGCGTGCGCGTGCTGCGTGACCAGCTGGTGCGTACCTTGCGCGAAACGGCGACGGGCGCCCTTGCCAATTTCGGCATCACCGCTCAGCGCAACGGCACGCTGGCCCTCGATGCCACCAAGCTGACGGCAGCGCTGAAGACGAATCCGGGCGGCCTGGACAAGGCAATCGGCAACAATTCCGCCAGCGCGCCTAGCGGCATCGCCGGCAAGCTCGATAAGTTCATCGAAACCTGGACCTCGGCCAATGGCCAGCTGTCGCAGCGCGAGACATCGGTGGCCAAGCTGCAAAAATCGCTGGGCGAGCGCCAGACCAAGTTCGAGGCCGACTACACGGCGATGTACAACCGCTACAAGGCGCAGTTCACCCAACTGCAATCCTTGCAGGCACGCATGGCGCAAACGACCGATATGTTCGATGCCCTGTTCAGCAGCGACAAGAGTAAATAG
- the fliS gene encoding flagellar export chaperone FliS: MMNHDAYSNYHAVNLDAQTSRATPVELVLLLTDGLLEELARARGHIVGKRYEQKAISLNKCTEIINGLSSSLDFENGGEVVANLGRLYEYCTGRLYSAGITLDPTLIDEVTTLLTTIKQGWLGVQAKNG; the protein is encoded by the coding sequence ATGATGAATCACGATGCATACAGTAACTACCACGCCGTCAATCTGGATGCGCAGACGTCGCGCGCCACGCCGGTCGAACTGGTCTTGCTGCTCACCGACGGCTTGCTGGAAGAACTGGCGCGCGCGCGCGGACACATCGTCGGCAAGCGCTATGAACAAAAGGCCATCAGCCTGAACAAATGTACGGAAATCATCAACGGACTGTCGAGCTCGCTCGATTTCGAGAATGGCGGCGAAGTCGTCGCCAATCTGGGCCGTCTGTACGAGTACTGCACCGGCCGCCTGTATTCGGCCGGCATCACGCTCGATCCGACCCTGATCGACGAGGTGACCACGCTGTTGACGACGATCAAGCAAGGCTGGCTCGGCGTCCAGGCCAAGAATGGATAG
- a CDS encoding flagellar hook-length control protein FliK → MKMSFNTTPNTATTPSRSADAGVNAPVSKGAPDAGTPRNLLFSLPAPAQGTVANDAVLAPDLAADLPEDGVPATDAAADITEAATKQDAGLPAMTPPLMAPMLPVSPQADAAAVAVAAKGNDGVADTQQGNAQQTLGLNSRLHPDALAFNVQTARMVPARDLGEPVAAAQPTPASATGGKTALPAAGFDAAPAVTAAPAAAAPAATRDGERVAATPVSPGPVGGVNNGAPATPGADTIKLNGPSQQWQEPLREALGERLQTQIGRNSEHATIRLDPPLLGRIEISIRHTAGALQVNVTASNSEVLRQLQGIGENMRSDLAQRQYTDVAVNISATPRSPAAQAFAEGDARGQRQPGRQNDDAEPGRALSDGSTAATTYAMHERDTA, encoded by the coding sequence ATGAAAATGAGCTTCAACACCACACCGAACACCGCGACCACGCCATCAAGGAGCGCCGATGCGGGCGTTAACGCGCCCGTGAGCAAGGGCGCGCCCGATGCTGGCACCCCGCGCAACCTCCTGTTCTCACTGCCCGCGCCAGCCCAGGGAACGGTCGCCAACGATGCCGTCTTGGCGCCAGACCTTGCCGCGGACCTGCCGGAGGATGGCGTCCCCGCCACCGACGCAGCTGCCGACATCACTGAGGCTGCGACAAAGCAGGACGCGGGCCTGCCCGCCATGACGCCGCCGCTGATGGCGCCCATGCTGCCCGTCTCGCCTCAAGCCGACGCTGCAGCTGTAGCTGTAGCAGCCAAGGGAAACGATGGCGTAGCCGATACGCAACAAGGCAATGCACAGCAGACCCTGGGCCTGAACAGCCGCCTGCATCCCGATGCCCTTGCTTTCAATGTGCAGACCGCCAGGATGGTGCCAGCACGCGATCTGGGCGAACCGGTGGCGGCAGCCCAGCCAACACCAGCCTCTGCGACCGGCGGCAAAACCGCGCTGCCAGCCGCCGGCTTCGATGCGGCGCCGGCCGTGACGGCCGCGCCCGCGGCAGCGGCGCCCGCCGCCACGCGCGATGGCGAGCGCGTTGCTGCCACGCCCGTCAGCCCGGGCCCGGTTGGCGGGGTGAACAATGGCGCCCCGGCAACGCCGGGCGCCGACACGATCAAACTCAACGGCCCTTCCCAGCAATGGCAGGAACCGTTGCGCGAAGCGCTGGGCGAACGCCTGCAGACACAGATCGGCCGCAACAGCGAACACGCGACGATCCGCCTCGATCCGCCCCTGCTGGGCCGCATTGAAATTTCCATCCGTCACACGGCCGGCGCGCTGCAGGTGAACGTCACGGCGTCGAACTCGGAAGTGTTGCGCCAGTTGCAAGGCATCGGCGAAAACATGCGCAGCGACCTGGCACAGCGCCAGTACACCGACGTGGCCGTGAATATCAGCGCCACGCCGCGCAGCCCTGCCGCCCAGGCGTTTGCCGAAGGCGATGCGCGCGGCCAGCGTCAGCCGGGCCGCCAGAACGACGACGCCGAACCGGGGCGCGCCCTGTCCGACGGCAGCACTGCCGCTACCACTTACGCCATGCATGAGCGAGATACCGCCTGA
- a CDS encoding flagellar basal body-associated FliL family protein, whose protein sequence is MKLIAGFIAVAVLAAGAAGGAMWYLAKPVAGHAETAEAKAPPPPATGKKARKFITLDKVIVMLRRGPGDSETHYLSADLVIATTEEKEKLTKDHLPLMRSIAVSTLSSFPMDKAQTMTVEQFAEQINKAFNVSYEREQMEKPYTEVMVGKLIIE, encoded by the coding sequence ATGAAATTGATAGCCGGCTTCATCGCCGTGGCCGTGCTGGCCGCCGGCGCCGCCGGTGGCGCCATGTGGTACCTGGCCAAGCCGGTCGCCGGCCATGCCGAAACTGCCGAAGCGAAAGCCCCGCCGCCACCGGCCACGGGCAAGAAGGCGCGCAAGTTCATCACCCTGGACAAGGTCATCGTGATGCTGCGCCGCGGCCCCGGCGACAGCGAAACGCATTACCTGTCGGCCGACCTGGTGATCGCCACCACCGAGGAAAAGGAAAAGCTGACCAAGGACCACTTGCCACTGATGCGCTCGATCGCCGTCAGTACCTTGTCGAGCTTTCCGATGGACAAGGCACAGACCATGACGGTGGAGCAATTTGCCGAACAGATCAACAAGGCCTTCAATGTCAGCTATGAACGCGAGCAGATGGAAAAACCCTACACCGAAGTCATGGTCGGCAAGCTGATCATTGAATAA
- a CDS encoding FliA/WhiG family RNA polymerase sigma factor: protein MAYVEQYQEAYGAGEYAAASACAAVLSVAEEQQHLVAYAPLVKRIVRQLNSQVSGAIDRDDMEQIGLMGLLEALRRYGVPDQSFGSYASLRIRGAILDELRRQDWRPRAVRQESHRLRDSVRALTRRLGREPLDAEIMAALKLTPEAFQEYQLAENAELIVSFDEVLQEGLGQADSAPSPEEQLMVRRSLEQALRTLDEREQRVIQMYYEFELSYKEIAAVLDLSDARVCQLNKTALGKMKAMLQDA from the coding sequence GTGGCCTATGTAGAGCAATACCAGGAAGCGTATGGTGCCGGCGAATATGCCGCCGCCAGCGCTTGCGCGGCCGTGCTCAGCGTTGCTGAAGAGCAACAACATCTGGTGGCGTACGCCCCTTTGGTGAAACGCATCGTGCGCCAGCTCAATTCGCAGGTGTCGGGCGCCATCGACCGCGACGACATGGAACAGATCGGCCTGATGGGTTTGCTGGAGGCGCTGCGCCGCTACGGCGTGCCGGACCAGTCTTTCGGCAGCTATGCCAGCCTGCGCATCCGCGGCGCCATCCTCGATGAGCTGCGGCGCCAGGACTGGCGCCCGCGCGCCGTGCGCCAGGAAAGCCATCGATTGCGCGACAGCGTGCGCGCCCTGACCCGGCGCCTGGGGCGCGAGCCGCTGGACGCGGAAATCATGGCCGCCCTGAAGCTGACGCCGGAAGCCTTCCAGGAATACCAGCTGGCGGAAAACGCCGAGCTGATCGTCAGTTTCGACGAAGTGCTGCAGGAAGGCCTGGGGCAGGCTGACAGCGCACCGAGTCCGGAAGAGCAATTGATGGTGCGGCGCAGCCTGGAACAGGCGTTGCGTACGCTCGACGAGCGCGAGCAGCGCGTGATCCAGATGTACTACGAATTCGAACTGAGCTATAAAGAAATTGCCGCTGTGCTGGACCTGAGCGACGCCCGCGTCTGCCAGCTGAACAAGACGGCACTGGGCAAGATGAAAGCCATGCTGCAAGACGCATAA
- the motA gene encoding flagellar motor stator protein MotA: MGGTVHAIWQPVELIIIIGAAVGALVLGNPKHVLGEMLHQMRKIVTHKKQGSEFQRQLLLLMYELLQTAAGGLKALDAHVEAPRESALFQRYPLVLEEPKLLAFIVDNFRLMAMGKINAHELEGVLEQELEAIHDELLQPSKSLHKIAEAMPGFGILAAVLGIVMAMNSVADGADAAEISEKVGAAMVGTFIGIFFCYGVLDPMCNMMKQLVGEEGSTMECVKVVLVTHVAGKPPLLAIDAGRRLVQLNIKPSFAQLESWINALESGGDEQEQGQGRGGRRAKAA, translated from the coding sequence ATGGGCGGCACCGTCCACGCGATCTGGCAACCGGTCGAGCTGATCATCATCATCGGCGCCGCCGTCGGCGCCCTGGTGCTGGGCAACCCCAAGCATGTACTCGGGGAAATGCTGCACCAGATGCGCAAGATCGTCACGCACAAGAAGCAAGGCTCGGAATTCCAGCGCCAGTTGCTGCTGCTGATGTATGAACTGCTGCAAACGGCCGCCGGTGGCCTGAAGGCACTCGACGCGCACGTCGAGGCGCCGCGCGAAAGCGCCCTGTTCCAGCGCTATCCGCTGGTGCTGGAAGAGCCGAAGCTGCTGGCCTTCATCGTCGACAACTTCCGTTTGATGGCGATGGGCAAGATCAACGCGCATGAGCTCGAAGGCGTGCTGGAACAGGAACTCGAAGCCATCCACGACGAGCTGCTGCAACCGTCGAAGTCCCTGCACAAGATCGCCGAAGCCATGCCGGGCTTCGGCATTCTGGCCGCCGTTCTGGGTATCGTGATGGCCATGAATTCCGTGGCCGACGGCGCCGATGCGGCGGAAATTTCGGAAAAAGTGGGCGCCGCCATGGTCGGCACCTTCATCGGCATCTTCTTTTGCTACGGCGTGCTCGATCCGATGTGCAACATGATGAAGCAATTGGTGGGCGAGGAAGGCTCGACCATGGAATGCGTGAAGGTCGTGCTGGTCACGCACGTGGCGGGCAAGCCGCCGCTGCTGGCCATCGATGCCGGCCGCCGCCTGGTGCAGCTGAACATCAAGCCGAGCTTTGCCCAGCTGGAAAGCTGGATCAACGCGCTGGAAAGCGGCGGCGACGAACAAGAGCAAGGCCAAGGGCGGGGAGGCCGCCGTGCTAAAGCCGCATGA
- a CDS encoding flagellar motor protein MotB: protein MLKPHEKHEQAIIKRAGRKHDDDAHGGAWKVAFADFCLALLSLFLVLWLMAAREQQAMKEIMMDASAGSRQGEGQGVMPEQKGGPRGSLIERFPMPRKGTGDTRTEGKQTQDGKAGAAPQNQTKVSYQSPEDLLSLSRALDKLSDEAGLKSNLQSVITPYGLRVMLHDTDKQGMFVRGSAVPTDRFRKLLRQMGPVFAQMDNQMLIVGHTDSMQYANNGYEGYSNWTLSANRAMSARAQLLIGSMSPDSVLQVVGMADRAPLDVKNASAGINRRIELLILTRGQADSIAAMFGMAGQKAQGEELQVGEPDSGTLQRLRDKLGLPAKKERDEHAN from the coding sequence GTGCTAAAGCCGCATGAGAAACATGAACAGGCCATCATCAAGCGTGCCGGCCGCAAGCATGACGACGATGCCCATGGCGGCGCCTGGAAAGTCGCGTTCGCCGACTTTTGCCTGGCCCTGCTGTCGCTCTTCCTCGTGCTGTGGCTGATGGCCGCGCGCGAGCAGCAGGCGATGAAGGAAATCATGATGGACGCGTCGGCAGGCAGCCGCCAGGGCGAAGGCCAGGGCGTCATGCCGGAACAGAAAGGCGGCCCACGCGGCAGCCTGATCGAGCGCTTCCCCATGCCCCGCAAGGGCACGGGCGACACGCGCACGGAAGGCAAGCAGACACAGGACGGCAAGGCAGGCGCGGCGCCGCAAAACCAGACCAAGGTCAGCTACCAGTCGCCGGAAGACCTGCTGTCGCTGTCGCGCGCGCTCGACAAGCTCAGCGACGAAGCGGGATTGAAGAGCAACCTGCAATCGGTGATCACGCCGTACGGCTTGCGCGTCATGCTGCACGACACGGACAAGCAAGGCATGTTCGTGCGTGGCAGCGCCGTGCCGACCGACCGTTTCCGCAAGCTGCTGCGCCAGATGGGCCCTGTCTTCGCGCAGATGGACAACCAGATGCTGATCGTCGGCCACACCGACTCGATGCAGTACGCCAATAACGGTTATGAAGGCTATTCGAACTGGACCCTGTCGGCCAACCGCGCCATGTCGGCGCGCGCGCAATTGTTGATTGGCAGCATGAGTCCGGACAGCGTGCTGCAAGTGGTGGGCATGGCCGACCGCGCGCCGCTGGACGTGAAAAATGCCAGCGCCGGCATCAACCGCCGCATCGAACTGTTAATATTGACGCGTGGCCAGGCTGACAGCATCGCCGCCATGTTTGGCATGGCCGGGCAAAAAGCGCAAGGCGAAGAGCTGCAAGTGGGTGAACCGGACTCGGGAACCTTGCAGCGCCTGCGCGACAAGCTGGGCCTGCCCGCAAAGAAGGAGCGCGATGAGCATGCAAATTAA
- the flgM gene encoding flagellar biosynthesis anti-sigma factor FlgM, whose translation MKISSGNTGAAVGSSAIAPAEAIAENAGATGAMGGSSAGAELQSAVLQPAMAALRAMPEIDHERVAMLRDALAKGELPFDPAKLAGLIQRFHGGES comes from the coding sequence ATGAAAATCTCCTCCGGCAATACCGGCGCTGCCGTAGGCAGCAGCGCCATCGCGCCGGCCGAGGCGATCGCCGAGAACGCGGGCGCCACCGGCGCCATGGGTGGCTCGTCGGCCGGGGCGGAATTGCAATCGGCCGTGCTGCAACCGGCCATGGCCGCCCTGCGCGCCATGCCCGAGATCGACCACGAGCGCGTGGCCATGCTGCGCGATGCGCTGGCCAAGGGCGAATTGCCATTCGATCCAGCAAAACTGGCAGGCTTGATCCAGCGTTTCCACGGCGGTGAATCGTGA
- the flgN gene encoding flagellar export chaperone FlgN codes for MTAPRKGITRQEAIRRVLQGMADDSVGYAALQTLLEEQFQATLHHQSTRLTTLAEQVIAAVEPLDARRRQRVSLVTALLGPQGDMPQLFALLQEDARATAERDWVALEQMVLECKRLNARNSDLLTEQYSIMQRVLHGEEDTYAPG; via the coding sequence GTGACCGCACCGCGCAAGGGCATCACACGCCAGGAAGCGATACGTCGCGTGCTGCAAGGCATGGCGGACGACAGCGTCGGCTACGCCGCCCTGCAAACCTTGCTGGAAGAGCAATTTCAGGCCACCTTGCACCATCAGAGCACCCGGCTGACGACGCTGGCCGAGCAGGTCATCGCCGCCGTCGAGCCCCTCGATGCGCGCCGCCGCCAGCGCGTGAGCCTCGTCACTGCCCTGCTGGGCCCGCAAGGCGATATGCCGCAATTGTTTGCGTTGTTGCAAGAAGACGCGCGTGCCACGGCCGAACGCGACTGGGTCGCACTGGAGCAGATGGTGCTGGAATGCAAGCGCCTGAATGCCCGCAACAGCGATTTATTAACAGAGCAGTACAGCATCATGCAGCGCGTGCTGCATGGCGAGGAAGATACGTATGCGCCAGGCTGA
- a CDS encoding glycoside hydrolase family 73 protein → MRQADFLTTRATAATPSTAATNAVQSNMRATDATGSGGNFSSVFRQVQGEVARFIEQGGGNATSLSPQGRAYLEQSQPVNVLGNINQGGEIGEVQQQFLASIKPWTEETGARLGVAPEIVAAHAALESGWGQRPLRQGTGADTNNLFGIKAGGKWQGDVASNVTTEYEAGSGTALKKTERFRSYPDQASAFRDYAQVLLDNPRYRAALNTGANAGAFAQGLARGGYATDPNYATKLTQLATRLQRTAVAD, encoded by the coding sequence ATGCGCCAGGCTGATTTCCTGACCACCCGCGCCACGGCGGCGACGCCATCGACGGCGGCGACGAATGCCGTGCAGAGCAATATGCGCGCCACCGACGCCACCGGCTCCGGCGGCAACTTCAGCAGCGTGTTCCGACAGGTGCAGGGCGAAGTGGCCCGCTTCATCGAACAGGGCGGCGGCAACGCCACCAGTCTGAGCCCGCAAGGACGCGCCTATCTGGAGCAGAGCCAGCCCGTGAATGTGCTGGGCAACATCAACCAGGGCGGCGAGATCGGCGAAGTGCAGCAGCAGTTCCTCGCCTCGATCAAGCCGTGGACGGAAGAAACGGGCGCGCGCCTGGGCGTGGCGCCGGAAATCGTCGCCGCCCACGCCGCGCTGGAATCGGGCTGGGGCCAGCGTCCGTTGCGCCAGGGCACGGGCGCGGACACAAATAATCTGTTCGGCATCAAGGCCGGCGGCAAATGGCAGGGCGACGTGGCCAGCAATGTCACCACCGAATACGAGGCCGGCAGCGGCACGGCGCTGAAGAAAACCGAGCGCTTCCGCAGCTATCCGGACCAGGCCAGCGCCTTCCGCGACTATGCGCAAGTGTTGCTCGACAATCCACGCTACCGCGCCGCCCTGAACACGGGCGCCAACGCGGGCGCCTTTGCGCAAGGCCTGGCGCGCGGCGGCTATGCCACCGACCCCAACTACGCCACCAAGCTGACGCAGCTGGCGACGCGCTTGCAGCGCACGGCCGTCGCGGACTGA
- the flgA gene encoding flagellar basal body P-ring formation chaperone FlgA, translating into MEQLAREQLAQQAATAGLLEPQFQVAVVKSTRPMPACAAPVTLETADSRSAQRMRFVAVCPGSNGWRYEMLARGSITAQVAVTSAPVTANMPLQSADVTLARRDVTMVPDSISSLPGAVGLSSRRSLRAGEVLRQGQLAAPMLIKRGSAVNIVARKEQVEVSMAGEALDPGALGAVIRVRNATSGTVIRARVVDAGVVEPADIPGR; encoded by the coding sequence GTGGAACAGTTGGCGCGAGAGCAATTAGCGCAGCAGGCAGCCACGGCAGGATTGCTGGAACCGCAGTTTCAAGTGGCCGTGGTGAAAAGCACGCGCCCCATGCCCGCTTGCGCGGCGCCTGTCACGCTGGAAACGGCGGACAGCCGTTCGGCGCAGCGCATGCGCTTTGTGGCAGTGTGTCCTGGAAGCAACGGTTGGCGTTATGAAATGTTGGCGCGCGGTAGCATCACGGCCCAGGTCGCCGTCACCAGCGCACCCGTCACGGCCAATATGCCGTTGCAATCGGCCGACGTGACGCTGGCGCGGCGCGATGTGACGATGGTGCCGGACAGTATTTCCTCCTTGCCTGGCGCCGTCGGCCTGTCGAGCCGGCGCAGCTTGCGTGCCGGCGAAGTGCTGCGCCAGGGGCAACTGGCGGCACCCATGCTGATCAAGCGGGGCAGCGCGGTCAATATCGTGGCGCGCAAGGAGCAGGTGGAAGTGAGCATGGCCGGCGAAGCGCTGGACCCGGGCGCGCTGGGAGCGGTGATCAGAGTGCGCAACGCCACCAGCGGCACGGTGATACGTGCCAGGGTGGTCGATGCGGGCGTGGTGGAACCGGCCGATATTCCCGGCCGTTAA
- the flgB gene encoding flagellar basal body rod protein FlgB yields MGINFKDALGVHADALALRADRTRVLAANIANENTPGFQAMDMDFGSALQQLQDNEAGLLSTDDDASALYRVPYHPSRDGNTVEIGVEQAAFSQNATDFQTSLTFVNMKLKGLAKAISGQ; encoded by the coding sequence ATGGGGATTAATTTCAAGGATGCGCTGGGCGTGCACGCCGATGCACTCGCGCTACGTGCCGACCGTACCCGCGTGCTGGCGGCCAATATTGCCAATGAAAATACGCCCGGCTTCCAGGCCATGGACATGGATTTCGGCAGCGCCCTGCAACAATTGCAGGACAACGAAGCGGGCCTGCTGTCGACCGATGACGATGCCAGCGCCCTGTACCGCGTGCCCTACCACCCCAGCCGCGACGGCAATACCGTCGAAATCGGCGTCGAGCAGGCGGCGTTCTCGCAGAATGCCACCGACTTCCAGACCAGCCTCACTTTCGTCAACATGAAACTGAAGGGTCTGGCCAAGGCCATTTCCGGACAATAA